GGGGCTGCGGGCGGCTCTCGAGGCGCGCGAGCGGATCCCCGGACTCCCTGTGCTGGTGCTCTCGCAGTACGTCGAGGAGTCGTACGCCGCCGAACTGCTCGGCGGTGGCAGCAGCGGGGTCGGCTACCTCCTGAAAGACCGGGTCGGCCGGGTCGACGAGTTCCTCGACGCGCTGGAGCGGGTCGCGGCCGGCGGCACCGCGCTCGACCCCGAGGTCGTCACCGAACTCCTCACCCGCCGCCGCGACACCCCCCTCGACTCCCTCACCCCGCGCGAGCGCGAGGTGCTGAAGCTGATGGCCGAGGGCCACGACAACACCACCATCGCGAAGACCCTCGTCGTCACCGAGCGCGCGGTCAGCAAACACATCGGCAACGTCTTCCTCAAGCTGGGTCTGCCGCCGAGCGACAGCGGCCACCGGCGGGTGCTGGCGGTACTGGCCTATCTGGCGCACACGCCCAAGTGACGCTCATCCGACGCCGAGCTCGGTCAACTCCCCCAGCGGCAGCGTGTGCTGGGTCTGCAGGACCTTCGCGCGCAGGTACCGGACGTTGTGGGCGGTGGTGAAGACGCCGGTGGGGACACGGTCGCGGACGTCGATGCCGAGGTCGCGCAACTGGCCCGCCTTGTCGGGGTTGTTGGAGAGCAGGTCGAGCTCTCCGATGCCCAGCGCCCGGAGCATCTGCGCGGCCGCCGTGTAGTCGCGGGCGTCCTCGGGCAGGCCCAGCGCGGTGTTCGCGGCGTAGGTGTCGAGGCCCTGGTCCTGAAGGGCGTACGCGTCGAGCTTGTTGTAGAGGCCGATGCCACGGCCCTCCTGGCGGAGGTAGAGCAGGACGCCGCCGCGCTCGGCTATGCGCTCGACCGCCTCGCGCAGCTGCGGGCCGCAGTCGCAGCGGGCGGAGCCGAAGACGTCGCCGGTGAGGCACTCGGAGTGCAGGCGCACCAGGGGGACGGGGCCCGGGTCGCCGAGGACGACGGCGAGGTGTTCCTGGCCGTCGGTCAGGCCGTGGAAGGTGACGAGCTCGGCGTCTACGCGGTAGCCGTCCCCGAAGCGCAGCGGGACGCGGACGCGGGAGCGCTGGGTGGCGGCGGGCAGGTCGGGCATGCGGGTACTCCGGTTCGTAGGCATACCTGCTTCAGATTTGAAGCAGTTCTACTGATCCGAGACCCTACCTCATGCTTTAAATTTGAAGCAATGGATATATGGCGCTCGTCACGCAGGGCGTCCCTCAGGAGCAGGACGGGGACGAGCGCCGGCGCCAGGGGACCCCCTCGGAGCCGCCACCGTCACTCTGGAGCCCTTCGGTGACGCTCATGAAGATCTCCTCCAGCTGCCCCACCTGCTCGGGAGTGAGCCGGTCGAAGAGCGCGGCACGGACCGTCTCCACATGCCCGGGCGCCGCCCGCTCCAGCACCGCCATCCCCTCGTCCGTGAGGACCGCGACACTGCCGCGCTTGTCCCACTGGCAGCTCTCGCGCCGCACCAGCCCGTCCTTCTCCAGCCGGGCGACGGCGTACGTCAACCGGGGCCGGGTGATCTTCAGCCCTTCGGCGAGCTCGGTCATCCGAAGCCGCCGCTCCGGGGTTTCCGAAAGGTTGGCCAGGATGGAGTAGTACAGGTGCGGCATGCCGGCCTCCTGTTGGAGCTGCCGGTCGATGGTGTCCTCCAGGAGGAGCGAGGCCGCGATGTACGCGCGCCAGGCGCGTTGCTCGTCGGGGCTGAGCCAGCGGGTCGTCATGCCCCCAGTGTAGGTTTGCTTCAAACTTGAACCAAGACCCGTCATCCGTTTTCGAGAGGGACAGCCCCGATGCCCCACCCCTACGTCCTCCTCTCCGCCGCGGTCTCCCTCGACGGCTACCTCGACGACACCGGCCCCGACCGCCTCCTCCTGTCCGGCCCGGCCGACTTCGACCGCGTCGACGAGGTCCGCGCCTCCGTGGACGCCATCCTCATCGGCGCGGGCACGATCCGCGCCGACAACCCCCGCCTGCTGGTGAACTCCGAGGCACGCCGCGCGGCCCGGGTCGCCGCCGGAAAGCCGCCGTACCCCCTGAAGGTCACGGTCAGCGGCTCGGGAGACCTGGACCCGTCCGCGAACTTCTGGCACACCGGCGGCGAGAAGCTCGTCTGTACGACGGACAAGGGCGCGGAGCGGGCCCGCTCCCTGGGTCTCGCGGCCGACGTCGTCTCTCTCGGTCCCGAACTGGACTGGCACCGCCTGCTGGAGCACCTGCACGAGGAGCGCGGCGTGGACCGCCTGATGGTCGAGGGCGGCGGCCGGGTCCACACCCAGCTCCTCCAGCAGGGCCTGGCGGACGAGCTGCAGCTGGTCCTCGCCCCCCTCTTCGTGGGCACCCCGGACGCCCCCCGCCTCTTCGGCCCGGGCTCCTACCAGGCAGGACGCCTCCGCCTCGTGGAGTCCCGCCGGATCGAGGACGTGGTCCTCATGCGCTACGAACCCACCGCCCCCGGTACGGGCCTGCACCCGTCCCCCGCGGACCGCCACTGGCTCTCCCTGGCCTGCGAGCTGGCGACCCGGTGCCCGCCCTCACAGACGGCGTTCAGCGTGGGCGCGGTCGTGGTGGCCGCCGACGGCACGGAGCTGGCCCGCGGCCACTCCAGGGAGGTCGGCGATCCGGTGGTCCACGCCGAGGAGGCGGCCCTGGCGAAGATCGATCCGGCCGACCCCCGCCTGGCCACGGCCACGGTGTACACGAGCCTGGAACCCTGTACCCGGCGGGCGTCCCGGCCCTTCCCCTGCGCCCGGCTGATCCTGGACGCGGGAGTACGCCGGGTGGTGACGGCGTGGCGGGAGCCGGACACGTTCGTGGCGGGGGCCGACGGGACGGGGTTGCTCACGGGGGCGGGCGTGGACGTGGTGGTGCTGGGCGAGTACGAGGGCCGCGCGAAGGCACCCAACCGCCACCTGCTGTGAACCCGCGCCCCGCCGGTCTCAGCCGATGGCGTACGCCCGGTACACCGTCTCCACCGAACGGTCCCCGGCCGCGTCGGTCACCTCGGAGCGCAGGGCGACCACACCGGACGCCGGGTTGTGGACGGACGCCTGCCAGGTCGAGCCGGAGTGCTTGACGGTCGCCGCCTTCCAGGTCCTGCCGCCGTCGGCGGACGACCAGACCCGCACGGACTTGGCGGTCACCTCGGTGAACTTCAGGTCGGGGCCCTGGGAGCCGCGCCCGGCGCTCACGTCGACCGTGGTGGTGCCGTTCGCCGCGGCCTGGTTGTGGCTGTTGAGCCCGGTCGGCAGGAAGCGGGTCATGAAGACCGGCGCGACCATCGCCTTGTCCGGGTCGGCCTTGAAGTGCCAGTCGAGGGTGACGCGCGACGACAGCATGCCGGCGGGGAAGGTGATGCCGGGACGGTAGCGATGGGCGTCGACGGTCAGGTCGTACCAGCCGACCGAGTGGATCCCGGCGGAGAACTCGGCGTCGCCGGCACCCCAGTTGGTCACGGTCTGCTTCTTGACGGTAGTGCCGCCCTTGGACAGGACCACCGTCTCCTTCGTCGGGTCGGCCCCGTTGACCCCGACGTCGGGGTCGCCGATCAGGGCGTCCGGGATGAAGGTGACGGACTTGTCGCCGATCATCGGCAGGTAGTGCATCGGGCTCCACGCGGCCCGGCCGAAGGACTGGGTGAAGCTCTGTCCCGCCTTCAGAGTCCTGACCTTCGGGAAACCGCCGCCGACGTCCTCGCCGTTGCTCGCGATGAGGTCGTCGCGTGGCTGCCAGGTCCCCGGAGTCACATGGACGGTGGCGCTGTACGGTGCGCTGTCGTCGCGGACCTCGGTCATCAGGTCGGTCGTGCAGTCGTGGGTCCTGGGCATCGCCTGGAGCGCGGTGTCGTTCTGCCGGGCCATCTGCGTGCCGCTGCGCACCGAGAAGCGCATCGTGGCCAGGTTCGACCGCTTGAACGACCCGCCGGGCGCGGCCGGGATGCCCGTGGTGTTCTTCACGGCGACGTAGCTGTCGTTGCCCGACCACTGCGCCAGGTACCCGAACTGCAGCAGCTTGGAGGAGTTCGGGA
This portion of the Streptomyces canus genome encodes:
- a CDS encoding response regulator, encoding MRVVIAEDNALLREGLVLLLTSSGHEVVAVVGTGPEILPAVLEHRPDVAVLDVRMPPGFRDEGLRAALEARERIPGLPVLVLSQYVEESYAAELLGGGSSGVGYLLKDRVGRVDEFLDALERVAAGGTALDPEVVTELLTRRRDTPLDSLTPREREVLKLMAEGHDNTTIAKTLVVTERAVSKHIGNVFLKLGLPPSDSGHRRVLAVLAYLAHTPK
- a CDS encoding GTP cyclohydrolase II, giving the protein MPDLPAATQRSRVRVPLRFGDGYRVDAELVTFHGLTDGQEHLAVVLGDPGPVPLVRLHSECLTGDVFGSARCDCGPQLREAVERIAERGGVLLYLRQEGRGIGLYNKLDAYALQDQGLDTYAANTALGLPEDARDYTAAAQMLRALGIGELDLLSNNPDKAGQLRDLGIDVRDRVPTGVFTTAHNVRYLRAKVLQTQHTLPLGELTELGVG
- a CDS encoding MarR family winged helix-turn-helix transcriptional regulator, with the translated sequence MTTRWLSPDEQRAWRAYIAASLLLEDTIDRQLQQEAGMPHLYYSILANLSETPERRLRMTELAEGLKITRPRLTYAVARLEKDGLVRRESCQWDKRGSVAVLTDEGMAVLERAAPGHVETVRAALFDRLTPEQVGQLEEIFMSVTEGLQSDGGGSEGVPWRRRSSPSCS
- a CDS encoding dihydrofolate reductase family protein — translated: MPHPYVLLSAAVSLDGYLDDTGPDRLLLSGPADFDRVDEVRASVDAILIGAGTIRADNPRLLVNSEARRAARVAAGKPPYPLKVTVSGSGDLDPSANFWHTGGEKLVCTTDKGAERARSLGLAADVVSLGPELDWHRLLEHLHEERGVDRLMVEGGGRVHTQLLQQGLADELQLVLAPLFVGTPDAPRLFGPGSYQAGRLRLVESRRIEDVVLMRYEPTAPGTGLHPSPADRHWLSLACELATRCPPSQTAFSVGAVVVAADGTELARGHSREVGDPVVHAEEAALAKIDPADPRLATATVYTSLEPCTRRASRPFPCARLILDAGVRRVVTAWREPDTFVAGADGTGLLTGAGVDVVVLGEYEGRAKAPNRHLL